GCGCTGGTGTGCACGTCGTGCCCGCAGGCGTGCGCCACCCCCTCGACCTCGCTGCGCCACGGGTCGGTGGTGAGGTCCGCGACCGGGAGGGCGTCGAGGTCGGCCCGGAGCCCGACGGTGGTCCCGCCCTCCCCCAGGTCGGCGACGACGCCGCTGCGCGGCATCCGGCTGATCCGCCAGCCGTGGCGCTCCAGGTGCTCGACCACCCGGTCGGAGGTGCGCTGCTCCTGCCAGGACACCTCGGGATGCCGGTGGAGGTCGCGGCGCAGCTCGACCAGCTCGTCGGCGTACTTGGCGACGACGGAGTCGATCAGGGCCAGCGCGGTCACCCGGCCAGCCTATGCCCGAGGCGCGGACGCCGGCACACGGCACTCAGGAGCCGTCGTACGCCGCCAGGAGGCGGTCGGCGGCCAGCGGCGCGGTCAGCTCGCCGGCGAGCAGGGCCGACCGGACGTCGGCCTGGACCGCCTTGACGCCGGCGCTGTGCCGCAGCCGCTGGTCGAGCTCGTCGCGGACCAGCGCCCAGGTGAAGTCGAGCTGCTGCTCCGCGCGCTTGCGCGCCAGGCCCCCCTCGCCGAGATGCTCGCGGTGCTGGAGGATCTGGCCCCACACCTCGTCGACCCGCGCACCGGTCAGGCCGGAGCAGGTGACGACCGGGGGCGCCCATTCCGTGCGGCCGCGGACCAGGCGCAGCGCGCCGGCGAGCTCGCGGGCGGCGACCCGGGCCTCCTGCTCCCGGGCCGGGTCGTCCGGGTCGGCCTTGTTGACCGCGATGACGTCGGCGATCTCGAGGATCCCCTTCTTGATGCCCTGCAGCTGATCTCCGGTGCGGGCCAGGGTGAGGAAAAGGAAGGTGTCGACCATGCCGGACACGGTCACCTCGGACTGGCCGACGCCGACGGTCTCGACCAGGACGACGTCGTACCCGCCGGCCTCGAGGACCGCCATCGCCTGGGTGGTGGCGCGCGCGACGCCGCCCAGGGTGCCGGCCGAGGGCGAGGGCCGGATGAAGGCGTGGGGATCGGCCGACAGGGTGGCCATCCGGGTCTTGTCGCCGAGCACCGAGCCGCCGGTGCGCACCGAGGACGGGTCGACCGCGAGGACGCCGACGCGGTGGCCGGCGGCGGTGAGCTGACCGCCCA
This region of Nocardioides sp. L-11A genomic DNA includes:
- the meaB gene encoding methylmalonyl Co-A mutase-associated GTPase MeaB — protein: MRVDDLLDGLRAGHRATMARAITLVESTAPRHRAAARELLLALAGDAATRAPAVRVGISGVPGVGKSTFIEALGGQLTAAGHRVGVLAVDPSSVRTGGSVLGDKTRMATLSADPHAFIRPSPSAGTLGGVARATTQAMAVLEAGGYDVVLVETVGVGQSEVTVSGMVDTFLFLTLARTGDQLQGIKKGILEIADVIAVNKADPDDPAREQEARVAARELAGALRLVRGRTEWAPPVVTCSGLTGARVDEVWGQILQHREHLGEGGLARKRAEQQLDFTWALVRDELDQRLRHSAGVKAVQADVRSALLAGELTAPLAADRLLAAYDGS